In the genome of Kitasatospora cathayae, one region contains:
- a CDS encoding substrate-binding domain-containing protein yields MSIGLRRILAVAAVVSLGLGAASCGSAKQASSGGGGSAAASGSAGGVAAGAVRIGLLLPETKTTRYEQFDRPLIEKKIKELAPQAQIDYYNANQDATLQQTQVDTALTKGDHVLVLDAVDSKSIRSSVRKAHDAGVKVLAYDRLAQGPADAYVSFDNHEVGQLQGQALVAAVGGKANAGEIFMINGSPTDPNAADFKAGAHSAIDGKLKIGKEFDTPQWDPNTANQEAAAAITAIGGSNVVGAYSANDGMAAGVATALKAGGLSVPLTGQDAQLDGIQRIVAGTQTMTIYKPFKPEADAAGEIAVALASGKALDPKLVPTAVTSGSGHKVPADLITPVVVTKDDIKTTVVQDGLYTVGQICTPDYAAACRSAGLQ; encoded by the coding sequence ATGAGCATCGGGCTTCGTCGCATCCTCGCGGTGGCCGCAGTGGTCTCCCTCGGCCTGGGCGCCGCCTCCTGCGGCAGCGCCAAGCAGGCCTCCTCCGGCGGAGGGGGCTCCGCCGCCGCGAGCGGCAGCGCCGGAGGCGTCGCGGCGGGAGCCGTCCGGATCGGCCTGCTGCTCCCCGAGACCAAAACGACCCGCTACGAGCAGTTCGACCGCCCGCTGATCGAGAAGAAGATCAAGGAACTGGCGCCGCAGGCACAGATCGACTACTACAACGCCAACCAGGACGCGACCCTCCAGCAGACCCAGGTCGACACCGCGCTCACCAAGGGCGACCACGTGCTGGTCCTGGACGCGGTGGACTCCAAGTCGATCCGGTCCTCCGTCCGGAAGGCCCACGACGCGGGCGTCAAGGTGCTCGCCTACGACCGGCTCGCCCAGGGCCCGGCCGACGCGTACGTGTCCTTCGACAACCACGAGGTCGGCCAGCTGCAGGGCCAGGCGCTGGTCGCGGCGGTGGGCGGCAAGGCGAACGCGGGCGAGATCTTCATGATCAACGGCTCGCCCACCGACCCCAACGCGGCCGACTTCAAGGCCGGCGCGCACAGCGCGATCGACGGCAAGCTGAAGATCGGCAAGGAGTTCGACACCCCGCAGTGGGACCCGAACACCGCCAACCAGGAGGCCGCCGCCGCGATCACCGCGATCGGCGGGAGCAACGTGGTCGGCGCCTACTCGGCCAACGACGGGATGGCCGCCGGTGTCGCGACCGCCCTCAAGGCGGGCGGCCTCAGCGTCCCGCTCACCGGCCAGGACGCCCAACTCGACGGCATCCAGCGGATCGTGGCCGGCACCCAGACCATGACGATCTACAAGCCGTTCAAGCCGGAGGCCGACGCGGCCGGCGAGATCGCGGTCGCCCTCGCCTCGGGCAAGGCGCTGGATCCCAAGCTCGTGCCGACCGCGGTGACCAGCGGCAGCGGCCACAAGGTGCCGGCCGACCTGATCACCCCGGTCGTCGTCACCAAGGACGACATCAAGACCACCGTGGTCCAGGACGGCCTCTACACCGTCGGCCAGATCTGCACGCCCGACTACGCCGCCGCTTGCCGGAGCGCCGGCCTCCAGTAG
- a CDS encoding ATP-binding cassette domain-containing protein, whose translation MTGETVLALRGVSKRFGAVQALTDIELEVHTGEVVALVGDNGAGKSTLVKAIAGVHQPDEGAIEWRGRPVIIHRPQDAQQLGIATVYQDLALCDNLDVVGNLFLGRELRRFGILDEVAMEKRARALLDTLSIRIPSVRIPIASLSGGQRQVVAIARALIGSPKVVMLDEPTAALGVEQTAQVLDLVERLREQDHGVILISHNMADVMAVADTVAVLRLGRNNGVFDKRRTNREEIIAAITGVTDNAVTRRRARGQEGSQ comes from the coding sequence GTGACAGGTGAGACCGTACTCGCCCTGCGCGGGGTCTCCAAACGGTTCGGCGCCGTCCAGGCGCTCACCGACATCGAACTGGAGGTGCACACCGGCGAGGTGGTGGCCCTGGTCGGCGACAACGGCGCCGGCAAGTCCACCCTGGTCAAGGCGATCGCCGGGGTGCACCAGCCCGACGAGGGCGCCATCGAGTGGCGGGGCAGGCCGGTGATCATCCACCGGCCCCAGGACGCCCAGCAGTTGGGCATCGCCACGGTCTACCAGGACCTCGCGCTGTGCGACAACCTCGACGTGGTCGGCAACCTCTTCCTCGGCCGCGAGCTCCGGCGCTTCGGCATCCTCGACGAGGTCGCGATGGAGAAGCGCGCCCGAGCGCTGCTGGACACCCTCTCCATCCGCATCCCCAGCGTGCGCATCCCGATCGCCTCGCTCTCCGGCGGCCAGCGCCAGGTCGTCGCGATCGCCCGCGCGCTGATCGGCTCGCCCAAGGTCGTGATGCTGGACGAACCGACCGCAGCCCTCGGCGTCGAGCAGACCGCCCAGGTGCTCGACCTGGTCGAGCGGCTGCGCGAGCAGGACCACGGCGTGATCCTGATCAGCCACAACATGGCCGACGTGATGGCCGTCGCGGACACCGTCGCGGTGCTGCGCCTGGGCCGCAACAACGGCGTCTTCGACAAGCGCCGCACCAACCGGGAAGAGATCATCGCGGCCATCACCGGCGTCACGGACAACGCCGTGACCCGCCGCCGGGCCCGTGGCCAGGAGGGGTCCCAGTGA
- a CDS encoding sugar ABC transporter permease, which yields MPTGGVNAPVPVAPDATPAVDPRLIVRQEGVKGYLGEFRGRMSSGELGSLPVVLALIVIWAVFGSLNSTFLSAQNLSDLSQQIVGTGMIAIGVVFVLLLGEIDLSVGSVSGLCAAVFAVLDVSDGVNQWVALITAIAGGAIVGAIHGVFFAKVGAPAFVVTLAGNLGWNGLMLQILGATGTVNLSGKDIVSRLYSTIYGQQIAAYGTAVVGVALFLLASLVDARRRRTAGVPFRPVADIVLRTVLLAITAFLVAYTLNQYKGLPLALLVFLIFIVVLDFVLRRTSYGRQVFALGGNIEGARRAGINVAWIRISVFTICSTMAAIGGLFLAAQIQSASQTSGGGNLLMNAIAAAVIGGTSLFGGRGKTWSALLGALVIGSIQSGMNIQGLSNAIQFMITGAVLLAAVVVDSLARRTRRAAGRA from the coding sequence ATGCCCACCGGCGGCGTCAACGCGCCCGTACCGGTGGCCCCGGACGCCACCCCCGCGGTCGACCCCCGGCTGATCGTCCGGCAGGAGGGCGTCAAGGGCTACCTGGGCGAGTTCCGCGGCCGGATGAGCAGCGGCGAACTGGGCTCGCTGCCCGTGGTGCTGGCCCTGATCGTGATCTGGGCGGTGTTCGGCAGTCTCAACAGCACCTTCCTGTCCGCCCAGAACCTCTCCGACCTGTCCCAGCAGATCGTCGGCACCGGCATGATCGCGATCGGTGTCGTCTTCGTGCTGCTGCTCGGCGAGATCGACCTCTCGGTCGGCTCGGTCAGCGGCCTGTGCGCGGCGGTCTTCGCCGTGCTCGACGTCTCCGACGGCGTCAACCAGTGGGTCGCCCTGATCACCGCGATCGCCGGCGGCGCCATCGTCGGCGCGATCCACGGCGTCTTCTTCGCCAAGGTCGGCGCCCCGGCGTTCGTCGTCACCCTGGCCGGCAACCTCGGCTGGAACGGTCTGATGCTCCAGATCCTCGGCGCCACCGGCACCGTCAACCTCTCGGGCAAGGACATCGTCTCCAGGCTCTACAGCACCATCTACGGCCAGCAGATCGCCGCCTACGGCACGGCGGTGGTCGGCGTCGCGCTGTTCCTGCTCGCCTCGCTGGTCGACGCCCGCCGGCGCCGGACCGCGGGAGTGCCGTTCCGGCCGGTCGCCGACATCGTGCTGCGCACCGTCCTACTGGCGATCACCGCCTTCCTCGTCGCGTACACCCTCAACCAGTACAAGGGGCTGCCGCTGGCCCTGCTGGTCTTCCTGATCTTCATCGTGGTGCTGGACTTCGTGCTGCGCCGCACCTCCTACGGTCGGCAGGTGTTCGCACTCGGCGGCAACATCGAGGGCGCCCGCCGGGCCGGCATCAACGTGGCCTGGATCCGGATCAGCGTCTTCACCATCTGCTCCACCATGGCGGCGATCGGCGGCCTGTTCCTGGCCGCGCAGATCCAGTCCGCCAGCCAGACCTCCGGCGGCGGCAACCTGCTGATGAACGCCATCGCGGCGGCCGTCATCGGCGGCACCAGCCTGTTCGGCGGGCGCGGCAAGACCTGGTCGGCGCTGCTCGGCGCGCTGGTGATCGGCTCGATCCAGTCCGGGATGAACATCCAGGGCCTGAGCAACGCCATCCAGTTCATGATCACCGGTGCGGTGCTGCTGGCCGCCGTCGTGGTCGACTCGCTGGCCCGGCGCACCCGGCGGGCGGCCGGGCGGGCGTGA
- a CDS encoding class I SAM-dependent methyltransferase → MPSELRTLGAGTDPAFIRRETELTPVPFVPEIRLHMAQDAIALWETTERERGLPGLPPPFWAFAWAGGVAVARYVLDHPELVDGRAVLDIAAGSGLVGVAAALRGAREVRAAEIDAYAVSAIELNAEANGVRVAGALVDLVDGDGAPAEVVLAGDVFYERAMAARFLPFLERAAARGATVIVGDPGRAYLPRERFTAVAAYQVPVVADLEDTSVKTTTVWRLG, encoded by the coding sequence ATGCCGAGTGAGCTGCGAACTCTCGGGGCCGGCACCGACCCCGCCTTCATCCGGCGGGAGACGGAGCTGACGCCCGTCCCCTTCGTGCCCGAGATCCGTCTGCACATGGCGCAGGACGCCATCGCGCTGTGGGAGACCACCGAGCGCGAACGCGGCCTGCCGGGACTGCCACCGCCGTTCTGGGCGTTCGCCTGGGCCGGCGGGGTGGCGGTCGCGCGCTACGTGCTGGACCACCCCGAACTGGTCGACGGACGGGCGGTGCTGGACATCGCCGCCGGGTCCGGACTGGTCGGGGTGGCGGCCGCGCTGCGCGGCGCCAGGGAGGTGCGGGCCGCCGAGATCGACGCCTACGCGGTCTCCGCCATCGAACTGAACGCCGAGGCCAACGGCGTACGGGTGGCGGGCGCGCTGGTCGACCTGGTGGACGGGGACGGCGCACCCGCCGAGGTGGTGCTCGCCGGGGACGTCTTCTACGAGCGGGCCATGGCCGCCCGCTTCCTGCCCTTCCTGGAACGGGCCGCCGCCCGCGGCGCCACCGTGATCGTCGGCGACCCGGGCCGGGCCTACCTGCCCCGCGAGCGGTTCACCGCGGTCGCCGCCTACCAGGTGCCGGTGGTGGCGGACCTGGAGGACACCTCGGTCAAGACCACCACGGTGTGGCGTCTCGGCTGA
- a CDS encoding pyridoxal phosphate-dependent aminotransferase has product MTMTENDLRLDSAEAAADVLAGVHDFEQALAFYHQHLAPDTATNLSVAENVLLYQQSMDTEVFKKIKLIPERNIQYMASAGTPQLRQQVADLLGRAFGRTVSKDDVFGCAGVSSALECIAFGLMRKGAGTPALKPKDEVLIPAPYWQGFNWSFEERPKLKCVPVNLPTTGKDRYRLTLDLIVHAYEARQKAGHRPRMLVLTNPHNPLGVNYDKKLLEEIYAWAMAYTDMHIISDEIYCHSQLDGSKTPFTSAVALGAYSGFADRIHVVWGFAKDFGLSGFRTGFVVSKNPAVHRAMLGNSDPAEKTHPLPWFTPFDSLKTYVIGELLGAQHNGEPYTTFAMKKYPELLSDSFRDVRQALDAAGIKYVHREGENAAMFFWLDLTKYLGKRVDHDHAELPVIGPDGLDPNEKWLFDYLAAKPTEVTLLPGGVMHNPAPGFFRLCFTARPAKEVVDAVQRMATALGKLK; this is encoded by the coding sequence ATGACCATGACCGAGAACGACCTCAGGCTCGACTCCGCCGAGGCCGCCGCCGACGTGCTGGCCGGCGTGCACGACTTCGAGCAGGCCCTCGCCTTCTACCACCAGCACCTGGCCCCGGACACCGCGACCAACCTGTCCGTCGCGGAGAACGTCCTGCTCTACCAGCAGTCGATGGACACCGAGGTCTTCAAGAAGATCAAGCTGATCCCCGAGCGGAACATCCAGTACATGGCCTCGGCCGGCACGCCTCAGCTGCGCCAGCAGGTCGCCGACCTGCTCGGCCGGGCGTTCGGCCGCACCGTCTCGAAGGACGACGTCTTCGGCTGCGCCGGGGTCTCCTCCGCGCTGGAGTGCATCGCCTTCGGGCTGATGCGCAAGGGCGCGGGCACCCCGGCGCTCAAGCCCAAGGACGAGGTGCTGATCCCGGCGCCGTACTGGCAGGGCTTCAACTGGTCCTTCGAGGAGCGGCCCAAGCTGAAGTGCGTCCCGGTGAACCTGCCCACCACCGGCAAGGACCGCTACCGGCTCACCCTGGACCTGATCGTCCACGCGTACGAGGCCCGGCAGAAGGCCGGCCACCGCCCGCGGATGCTCGTGCTGACCAACCCGCACAACCCGCTGGGCGTCAACTACGACAAGAAGCTGCTCGAGGAGATCTACGCCTGGGCGATGGCGTACACCGACATGCACATCATCTCGGACGAGATCTACTGCCACTCCCAACTCGACGGCTCCAAGACGCCGTTCACCAGTGCGGTGGCCCTGGGGGCGTACTCCGGGTTCGCCGACCGGATCCACGTGGTGTGGGGCTTCGCCAAGGACTTCGGGCTGTCCGGCTTCCGCACCGGCTTCGTGGTCTCCAAGAACCCCGCCGTGCACCGGGCCATGCTGGGTAACAGCGACCCGGCCGAGAAGACCCACCCGCTGCCCTGGTTCACCCCGTTCGACTCGCTGAAGACCTACGTCATCGGGGAGTTGCTCGGCGCCCAGCACAACGGCGAGCCCTACACGACGTTCGCGATGAAGAAGTACCCCGAGCTGCTCAGCGACAGCTTCCGCGACGTGAGGCAGGCGCTGGACGCGGCCGGGATCAAGTACGTCCACCGGGAGGGCGAGAACGCCGCGATGTTCTTCTGGCTGGACCTCACCAAGTACCTCGGCAAGCGCGTCGACCACGACCACGCCGAACTGCCGGTGATCGGCCCGGACGGGCTCGACCCGAACGAGAAGTGGCTGTTCGACTACCTCGCCGCCAAGCCCACCGAGGTCACCCTGCTGCCCGGCGGCGTCATGCACAACCCGGCCCCCGGGTTCTTCCGGCTCTGCTTCACCGCCCGCCCCGCCAAGGAGGTGGTGGACGCCGTGCAGCGGATGGCCACCGCCCTGGGCAAGTTGAAGTAG
- a CDS encoding aminopeptidase P family protein, with the protein MTEPTAPTEPTEPIKYRKNGLTRGVTEELAESMKHGWADTERHDLEPIPQAAHTERRRAALSAAFPGELLVVPSGNPKVRANDTDYPFRPSSDYVYLTGDQSQDAVLVLEPTGQSGHHAVLYLRDRSDIESGEFWLDGHGELWDGRRNSLTESERLFGLPCRDVRTVRADLAAATAPVRVLRGYDAGVEATLRERTTAERDADFEVFLSGMRLVKDEFEIAELRFACQATARGFEDVVRVLHSDAETPERLIEGTFFVRARLEGNDVGYSSIAAAGPHATTLHWVRNNGQARPGDLLLLDAGVETNELYTADVTRTLPVSGRFTDIQRKVYDAVYAAQEAGIAAVKPGARFRDFHHAAQRALAEHLTAWGLFGDLTADKVYELGLHRRFTLAGTGHMLGIDVHDCAHSRTEEHVDGQLRPGMVLTVEPGLYFQQNDLTVPEEYRGIGVRIEDDILVTEDGNENLSADLPRRSDEVEAWLARLRG; encoded by the coding sequence GTGACCGAGCCCACCGCCCCCACCGAGCCCACCGAGCCCATCAAGTACCGCAAGAACGGCCTCACGCGCGGGGTGACCGAGGAGCTCGCCGAGAGCATGAAGCACGGCTGGGCCGACACCGAGCGCCACGACCTGGAGCCGATCCCGCAGGCCGCGCACACCGAGCGCCGCCGGGCCGCGCTGTCCGCCGCCTTCCCCGGCGAGCTGCTGGTGGTCCCCTCCGGCAACCCCAAGGTGCGGGCCAATGACACCGACTACCCGTTCCGCCCCTCCTCCGACTACGTCTACCTGACCGGTGACCAGTCCCAGGACGCCGTCCTGGTGCTGGAGCCCACCGGGCAGAGCGGCCACCACGCCGTGCTCTACCTGCGCGACCGCTCCGACATCGAGAGCGGCGAGTTCTGGCTGGACGGCCACGGCGAGCTGTGGGACGGTCGCCGCAACAGCCTGACCGAGAGCGAGCGGCTGTTCGGCCTGCCCTGCCGGGACGTCCGCACGGTGCGCGCCGACCTGGCCGCCGCCACCGCCCCGGTCCGGGTGCTGCGCGGGTACGACGCCGGGGTGGAGGCGACCCTGCGGGAGCGGACGACCGCCGAGCGGGACGCGGACTTCGAGGTCTTCCTGTCCGGAATGCGCCTGGTGAAGGACGAGTTCGAGATCGCCGAGCTGCGCTTCGCCTGCCAGGCGACCGCCCGCGGCTTCGAGGACGTGGTGCGCGTCCTCCACTCGGACGCCGAGACGCCGGAGCGGCTGATCGAGGGCACCTTCTTCGTCCGCGCCCGGCTGGAGGGCAACGACGTCGGCTACAGCAGCATCGCCGCCGCCGGACCGCACGCCACCACCCTGCACTGGGTGCGCAACAACGGCCAGGCCCGCCCGGGCGACCTGCTGCTGCTCGACGCGGGCGTGGAGACCAACGAGCTCTACACCGCCGACGTGACCCGCACCCTGCCGGTCTCCGGCCGCTTCACCGACATCCAACGCAAGGTCTACGACGCGGTGTACGCCGCCCAGGAGGCCGGCATCGCGGCGGTCAAGCCCGGCGCGCGGTTCCGCGACTTCCACCACGCCGCCCAGCGCGCGCTCGCCGAACACCTCACCGCCTGGGGCCTGTTCGGCGACCTCACCGCCGACAAGGTGTACGAGCTGGGCCTGCACCGGCGCTTCACCCTGGCCGGGACGGGCCACATGCTCGGCATCGACGTCCACGACTGCGCCCACTCGCGCACCGAGGAGCACGTCGACGGTCAGCTGCGGCCGGGCATGGTGCTCACCGTCGAGCCGGGGCTCTACTTCCAGCAGAACGACCTGACGGTGCCGGAGGAGTACCGGGGCATCGGGGTGCGGATCGAGGACGACATCCTGGTCACCGAGGACGGCAACGAGAACCTCTCCGCCGACCTCCCGCGCCGCTCCGACGAGGTCGAGGCCTGGCTGGCCCGCCTGCGCGGCTGA